A stretch of DNA from Acipenser ruthenus chromosome 21, fAciRut3.2 maternal haplotype, whole genome shotgun sequence:
CAGCTAACTTCACTTTTATTTGCTCTAACGCTTCAATCCACGAGCAAAGGTTTTTTTACGTACTTCTTATTTTACAAACGTTCTGTAGATCATTTAGAATTAAGGCAGGTATACTGACCACATTGAGGAAACTAAAACAACAAAAGGATCTTGCTGCAAACTGTTCAGATTACAAATGCAACTCAAGATTGTTCCTCTTCTGTTAGGGTGGGATGCGGATCAATCTGCATTGAGAAACATTAAGAGCATTACATAATATTATTAGTGTTAGCCTCTGCTTATTAGAATTTAGTCACAGATTtgtatgcaaataaaaataaactgtgacCCATTTCAAAACAAGGACAAAAGCAAACCTCCTGAAATATCTGTATTTTACTGGCGTATCGTTAATACCAGTGAGTGGCAGTTActcatttattctttttttgatATTTCTATTCTGTGTAGATTCTAGCTAGTTTAATATTGTTAACGTTATTGTATTAATTGCAGAAAATGCACTTTTGCACTTCACACGCCAAATTGTTACAAAAGCAATAACCCATAGAAAACAATGCCTTTTCCCCTTGCTGAGATCTTTCATTGTTCCAAGCATCAATCCACATTTAAAACTTGAAAACAAATCACAGTGTCCCTGATTTTTGCAGCTGCACGTATTGTCTCTTCATTACATTTTGCTGCGAGCAGGAAGTAAAAAGTTAATGCTATACTTGAGGCTTAAGCTTACCTCTGAATACAGGGGTGGAGGCTGAAACCTGAACTCCTGAATGTAGGCAAAGATGGGCCTCCCAAGCTCCCTCTCCAGGTCATCTGGCTGGGAGTAGGAGGGGGTGTGCCGTTCAAACTCCTCTTCTGACACCACATCTGCATAATTCGGTGGAGCTGTTAAGAGGTTGAAAACACAGTAAGTTAGTTATTGCATCAAATAAAATGAGTAACTTAACACAAAGCCAAGTCAAACCGTACAGTTTCAGATTTTGAAttgattgctgaaaaaaaaaaaaggtgccccTCCCGTTCAGCAAATGTAATGATCTGTTAAAAAATGATCCTTTAACCAGTTATTAAGTTGCGCAACTGTAAGCTTGCAATGACAAGGACTGGTATTTCCAGTCTGTCTTTGCATACCCAACACAAGCATGCAAACACCTTGTGAGTAGAGAGGGGGGTTAGGCTACCAGTGCTAGTCAGAGTCTGTGCTGTGAAAGAGATTTAACAGCATGAGGTGTCACTTTGTCTCACCTTCTGGCTGCTCAGGCAGTGCCAGGCTGAGCCAGCTCATGTCCATGCTAAACTGGCTGCTCACACTCGCCGTTCTGCTACCAAACCCATTGTAGGGAATGGTTCCTATAACCAAAGGAAGTTCCAACTTCAACTTCTTTGCACCAGGAATGTGAGCATATACCTAGTAGCAACAAAGACACATGGAATTATTTAGTtcagatattttttatttgtttaggtATATTAAACTGCATGTTCATTTCATACACGATAGTTTAAGGTCTTTCATAGGAATGTCttattaaggtgttttttttaacaatgttaccctgtggcttggaacttgttTTTGTGTTCCTCCAGCTTAACCTTTTGAGGTTCTGCTGGGACTCTGTATTTATGAAACTAACCAGCTGTCACTTACTGCTAAAGAGTATTCCACTGTGATGATGGAGCAGTTGAGGATGGAGGCAGTGACTGGAGGGATTTTAAGTTTCTTCCCGTTCCAGGTATCCATGCTGCCGGAGCCGATGTGATTGCCCCTCACGTTTGCTACCATCTGCTTGCAGGTCTTGGTCCTCCCATTGGCCAGGCAGGTCACAGTTTGGTATATTGCAGCTTTTGGCACGATGAGTCGTGAGGAACAGTTCTCAATCTCTGCGTAGATTGGGATAGCTTCCCCTGTTTGGTTATAAGGGATTGTCAAAATGAAGAGGTCTGGAACAGTTTCCTAACTAGAATTTGTAATACTTGTTATTATTCAACCAGTgatgctgattattattattattattattattattattattattattattattattattattaatgtttatgAACAGTGTCTATGCAAGGCCACtgttactgttttaaataaatgtttaacttATTTGGTAACAACTAGAATTAGCTACAATGCTTCGGCTTCCGCCTTcgtcagatagcatggtagaaatagccagGTAGACTGATGCTGCTGTTTCAAGTTTGAAATCTAACAATATAATAATATAGCAATTCATTCATGGGTCATGCAAGTGTCCCAGTTCACAAATCTTGAGGGTATAGACTTCTCATACCGTTGCAGTAGCCTCTCCGTTCGATTCTGGCACTCAGCGCAATTGGACCTGAGGTGAAAAACCAACAGCCAACCATCTTCTCCTTGTTCGTGGAGACAGGAGACTGAAATAAAGTCAAGACAGCACTTCAGACAGCTAGAAATACTTTAGAGGTAAAGTAAGCTCTAGAGCAGGTTCCACAACACCAGTCACACTATCCCATTGATAAACACAGCTCATCTGCTATGCAGTTTCCACAGCAATGACCTTGAAGCCATGGGCTTTTGTATGGGGAATATCAGTGCTTTGACTTGTTATCTCCTTCACGTGAGAaagtttataaaatacaaaaataaagtattaTAGTTCAAATCTACAGTTATTATGAACAGGAATAGACTAtgggattacaaaaaaaaaaaaaaaaaaagacagcagctgAGTCTGAGAACTTGGGGCACAGTTGGGGTACCGTTTACCTGTATGAATAGATTTCACTGTTGTATTATCTTCTGTAAATGTGACTCTAGGATGACGGGTATGTGGCATATGGTTTCTCATACGATTAAAAGGAGCTCACCAGAAGGGTGGGGGTGTTGACGTCCATATGGCTGATGACAGGAAACTCCCTCCGCACACTTTGGTCTGGGGCAGAAGGCCTCTCCAAGGTTGCGTTTACCCAGTACTGAATGCAGCCGTACTTCCCAGAGAAAGAGGTAACCAAAGGCCTGAAGAGAGCAAGGCACCACTTCAGAAACAAGGTCCTGCCCGCTCTAGTTCACTATTCCAAATCTTTTGAAAATGCATGCTTGTTTCCAAAGATAGGTGGCAAAGTAAAGCCTTGAACAGCAGTCTGGCCAGTAAAATGCCTCTTTTTTGGTTGAGGTCCACAATGTAGATCAGGACGTGACATTAGGAAACATAACACCTTTCTGCGGTGTTGCAATCTGTACATGTCTTGATTACCACCAGGTTTCAATTTCACCTGGTGAACTGGATTCTATTACAGACGACACCTTATGAGCCACTTACAGCCTCGCTGATCTTAGAAAGCAGAGCCAAAACTACATGTCTGAACTCAAATAAATACCCATGAATCTGGAGTGTGAAACTTTTAATGCTGTTTCAGTGTCATGATCATCATCCGGTATAATGACAGCTGTAGGATATCATCAGATCTCTAGTGAACTGTCTACCACACAcaggtatatatacacacacacacacacacacacacactcaatgtcTCGTCTGTAAACCACTGTAAATGTATCAGCATAAAGTAGTAAGCAGTAGTGTACAAGTCAACAAACAGTAATCTAGCAACTGAATAAAACAAGgaggtgtgtggtccagtggttaatgaactggacttgtaaccacgaggtccctggttcaaatcccggctcagccactaactcattgtgtgacactaaGCAAGTTGATGATGATGTCACTAAATAATACTGTAGGTCTTCTTGTACTGTAATACTGCACTTACCCCTGTGGGAGCTGAAAGCTGAAGGGGAATTCATGTTTGCCTGCATGTAAAGTGATAAAGCTCTCTTCGCTGTTctcacctacaaaaaaaaaaaaaaaaaagacacggtAAGCCCAGTTATAAACAAGCACAAACTGAAGAGCTGTCTGTCAGGACTTGTTAAATGACGCGTTGTTCATGGCCTGGGGATATTAGTGCATGCGGTACACAGATTCCAGTGTGCAAGTGTCTTTTCCAGGTAAACAGTGCACAGTGACTGCTGCAGACCGCAATTTCAATGTGACGTCTCAGGCCTTGCATAACACAGGGTGTTTTCTTGGAACAGACACAGAACAAGGGCTCCTCATTTGAGAAACAAGATAACAACGGCAAAGGATTACAAAGGACTGGCCTTGAACCTCTTGGTAAAGTAATTATTTCTACCAAGAATTGTGCAACACAACAGAAAGGTGGAAGACATTGTGATTTTTACTCAAGACATTAGGAGATACATACTGTGGGTGGATGACCACTTTACGTGAGTCAGCATGTGTGTCAACTGCAACAGTTCTCTGGGTGTACAGAACCAACAGTGGTATAACATGTTTGTACCAATACATGGCCTTTACCCAATCCCTATGGACCGGCGGTCTGAAGTCACCAGTATTCAATCAAGGGCTGGCCAATGAGCACACAGTTTGTGACAGCCAGTTCTGACAATAACAGGTGTCTGAACCTGTGAGCGCACTGGTCTACTTGAAGAACCAGGTACAAAACAGATCAAGGCGTGTAATTATTACCTGGCGCTTCTATAAGGGTCTGGGCGGAATGCACATACTCCACTTCCTCCCGGAAGCTgcgtgatgatgatgatgatgacgacgatGGTGATGATGTTGCCATGGCAGCGCTGCTTAGCGTCGTGGCTGTGCCTGGTCCTTCGGTCCAGTTGACCCGGGCACACCCCCTTGCCACCAGCCTCAGAGCTGTGACCCGCATGTCCTCCGAGAGCTCCACTAAAACCTGCCCCGAAACCAGCTCTCCACTGCAGTACCCGCTTCTCTGCTCATCGTCAAACACAATGCCCAGTGTTTTCACTTTGGCCACCATTTTCCCTTTGTAGTCACCTGAAAagaagcaacaacaacaataatactaatactatattattattattattattattattattaatacgactactacgactactacaaataataataataacataataaacaacatttttatGTTATAATTTGGTGatgttaaaagtttattttacagtgatgttaataaataaataaacgaatgaATAAATAGGACATACCACCAGTAAGACTTTTGCAGATCAGGTCCACAATCGGTATCATGAGAGGTTTTGTTAACTACCGCACTACTAGTAGTATTGCACCGCTAGTAATCTGCTCCACAGGCATAGCATACACAAGCTAGATGTGCCTTAAATCAGGATCATTCATCACTAAACATCCATAACACGAATTCAGCAGCCTTTTTCATGAAAATGTAACCGCTTTTCATTGGAGTTGTCTCTTGTCCTggtgtaataaaacactgagatTCAAAAGCTCTCGTGTTTTTCTTGGGTTAATATGAAAGCACAGCATCTAGTAATACCCGCGTCCCGGCTGGTAAATTATAAATGAGTAATCCTTGCCGCAGCATTCTGACAGCACGTTGGAAACGCCCAGAAACTACAAATGCCAACAGTTCATTGGTCAGTCACAGTGACTGAGAGCCACATGGGTGGGATTTAACCCGATTCAAACTCCGCGATTCGATGAATCAAGTCGTGGGACACTGTGACACGAAGAAACGAGAGATGTTAACAAACCGGCGTGATCAAAGAGCGTTGGCCAATCAGAGGCAAGCATTTTCACGTGAACAGCTCTCTTATTGGCTTGTGCCTGACGTCAAGCTGAGTGAGAGCCAATGGGACAGTGCTTCCTGCCATGTGGACAGACGATGGCAACAGTGTCAGCTGTACCGAGGGATAATGGCGTTGTTTCGGTTCCTATGGAAACGGGATGCGCGTAAAACGCTTGTTTTACGTAGCGTCAAAACACTACAGGTGCGGCGTCTACGGACAGAACCCGGAGACAGCGTTTAAACTTTATTTACTAGAAAATGTCCAGCTTAAAGAGGTTCATACATACCCCAAGGACAGACTGGTTGTATGGTATAAAACAAACGAAATGTAACGTTAATAAATGGCAAAGTCATCAGAATACCGGTGTGTCTATCTGGTCTGAGAATTATACTGCGTGCTATCTTATTGTGTGTCGTgcaaatcataaaaacaaaaagcatacagcattaaaacagtgttgttgtttgtttgtttgtttttattcaggaACCTCTCCACGCAGCACTTCTCAATGAAagcaaaatataataaaagatagacaaaatcaaacaaaacatgtctgtgtgaataaaaatagacGCAGAGCCATTGTGGATACACACATGTCCTTGACAGAATGCTCCAGACAGATTTGATTAGGAATACgaactctcacacacagacacacacgcacacgtacacgcacacgcacgcagagTTTGCAAGTACAGGTACACTGCGGCCAACCAAATCACTTCTGCTGGTAAAGTGTTTATTGGTATTCCTCTCTGCTGCCACCTTATGACCAATTTATAAAActgactgtttatttatttatttatttatttatttatttatttattattattattattattattattagtgtcaaGCCATGTGCCTACACTAACTGTGTGGTCTGAACAATTTTGCACAATTTTCCCCTCAGGAAAGGCCCTTCATGTTTAGTGATCATTCATCAATCCAATCCTGAAAGAGCGCTCGTACACTGAAGAACGCATTAGCGAAACGGCTTGTCAGTGACTCCTACTCCCTTCCACAGGGCTTCGCTGTGATGATTACGCACGCATCAGGAGAGACATGTTTAGCTGAAGAGAGTTGCTATTAGTCCCATGCCAACGCAGGAGATAAAGACAAACACACTAACCACTAAATAACTAAGTGGCTGTGAATGTTCAACACAGGTCATTCTTAGGAAAGCAGCGTGACATCACATCAGAGACAGGGGCAGTACAAACCCCCTGCCATGAACATGGGGACACTAAACTATTCAAGCACAATACTGGGGCATTTGTTCTCTAAATGGACACAATGACTACAGTTCACAAGCCCCCGAATGTTGTTCATTTCTGGTTTAGTAActgtattatgtgtgtgtgtcctttCTGAAAAGATCGTTGAGAATCCAGTGTTTATTGAGCATTAGAAACCTGGTCTTCCAGAACTCTTCCTGGAATAATCGGGGCTACCCACTTTAAGAAAGAtcatcttttttgtttgttgtaataaCAGGACCATCTCTTCAGAATCCTGTATGGAAAGCACTAAATCAGGACAGCTTCAACAAGAAGGGGGCTACTCCTGCAGGGGGAGCTAGACCCCTCACCCCCTCCCGCTTTGCTCCAGCTATATTTAATTGCATCTCCTTACAAACTGAGCTCTCAAGGTTTAGAAGATGCCTCGAATGTGATTGCAGTGCACAGATTGCTGGGTGCTGTGAACTCCCCTGTGGGTTGATAGATATGAGATGACATTTTCTTCCTCATCGTTGCTGAATGTTCACTGAACTTTCTGGCAGAGATGCAGCCTCTAAAGTGGGTTCAGAGAGAGgttaatgtaaacaaacagcagaaAACGGAGAGGCAAAAATTATTAAACGTAGGGGCTGACTGACAAATCCCTAGTTGCCATTAGCCCTATGGCCTTCAtctgctaaccctaaccctaaccctaaatgtAGGGCTAACTGACAAATCCCTCGTTGCCATTAGCCCTATGGCCTTCAtctgctaaccctaaccctaaccctaaatgtAGGGCTGACTGACAAATCCCTCGTTGCCATTAGCCCTATGGCCTTCAtctgctaaccctaaccctaaccctaaatgtAGGGCTGACTGACAAATCCCTCGTTGCCATTAGCCCTATGGCCTTCATCTGCTTATGTCTCCAATTtactacagtaaataaaatatgcaTCATTACAAACTTATATAAAGAACTGAATTTACATGTATTTCCAGGAGTTACTAGCAGTTATTAATTACTTAACAATATGTAGAGGGGGTAGGAGATGTGCACATTAAATGTAATTTCAGTGTTGGGCTAAATAATTGTTTGTTCAGCCACAGTAATTCTTTTCCTTTGTGCTCACAGCACATCACACCAATGGAAAGCTTGTGTCAAGCCCCACTTATAATAAAAGTGTGCCCTCGGTCTCGCTGTCTTTTCTGATTAGAGCTTATCTCACCCAAAAGCGCTATTTCATTAGCAGTTTACCTTTTCCAACAACTGTAAGGGCAGCCCAGCAACAAAACCGCACGTGTTGCATGTTTGTCTACCATTTCTGGAACAGGATACATTCATTCACACATATTGAAAATGCTTTAAGGatctcagttttaaaaaataataataaaaaatacagactcTTACTGTAAGAATGGCATtgaaaatcatttgttgttttcttttaaaagtttgcCATGTTGATTTGAAGTtcaccatgcttttcctatgcatttactgtgctaTTCAGTTTCTATAAGGAATCTCAGAGTATCCTGTCCCTAATGTTACTGTACACCTGGGTTTGGGGTGGCTGGGATGCTAATTAATAAGATGACATGTATATTTGGAGCACTATAATTATGTTCCCCAACTTTGTACCTGGATCACCTGGATTAATAAACCAACGcagatgtatgtgtgtgtttgtaatacAACACCATGCACACAATGCTGTGCTGTATTCAGTGCTCCAGCTGCACCTCAGCTGGTTAATTTAGATTCCAAATCGCTCCCTTCTCAAATGCACAACCCTTTAGGTTCAGTTTCTCCTCTGTGATAGTTGGCAGTCTTAAATAAGGTTCTCTTATTATTAACATCGTTTGCAATATCGCCACCTAGTGGATGTTTTCAGTAGAAACTACTCTTCAACTTAAATCTATCCCTGCACTTCATCAAACTTAATGATGCAatacctgtaataataataataataataataataataataataataataataataataataataataatgctttttcaATACACATCCCTCAAGATTATATTTACAGTAaggtgtacatatatatatatgtaacacttGCCCAGGACACAGACAGATACGAGACTGGGACACGTTTGCATTATCTGAACACAGAGGGATGTTAACACTGATCTCTTTTTGCAGCATTTCTATTGTATTTAGTGATTTTAATAGgcaggtactgtatataaatgctgGGGGAGCAACACATCTTGTTTCTACTTTCCAGGGCTGTTCCAGAGTTGTGAAGATAAAGGCAGCCAGCACTTTAGCCCGGCTGTGTCACACATCTAAAGCTATTCTAGAGCAGAGCACAGAGATGTAAGAAACCCCAGTGCAGGCAAACAGTTAAACTGAGTCCCTGTCTGGCGGTGAAGTGTATCCCAGTCAGCGGCAGCGTGCATATTCTGTGACGCTGGCTGTGCATTGTTAACAGTGATTGTCATCTAATTAAATGGTGGCTCATCACGAGAGCTGCTTTTTATGCTGAGATAAGCATCGGGAGTCTGCTGAAGCGCTCCCCAGATCAATGAAGACGCTTACTTTAGGATTAACAATCGTCAGAGTGTTACGCAGGGCACCAGAATTAATTGGGAGGCAACGCTTATTTCCCCCACTtttacttgttgtttttaaaggtTTAATGCAGGCATTCTGTACGATTTGCAGTTAATTGTTTTTCCCAGTCCATCTTCCTTACGGAAAATTGGAATCAATATGTTctgaataaaatgaaacaaaccaCTAGGCTGCATGTGTTCTGTTCCTGGTATGCTAGAACCCTTGTTGCTATAGTCACATGTATGTCTTTCTGGGAGGCACAGTAGAGCACATGCAAAAAGTATTTTACATCTAATAAGCCTACAGTCAGGCTGGCTTTTCCATGAGAACCAGTCTGTGTTTCAGTGGAGGCAGCAGGAGTTCCAGCTTCTCCATGAGAACCAGTCTGTGTTTCAGTGGAGGCAGCAGGAGTTCCAGCTTCTCCATGAGAACCAGTCTGTGTTTCAGTGGAGGCAGCAGGAGTTCCAGCTTCTCCATGAGAACCAGTCTGTGTTTCAGTGGAGGCAGCAGGAGTTCCAGCTTCTCCATGAGAACCAGTCTGTGTTTCAGTGGAGGCAGCAGGAGTTCCAGCTTCTCCATGAGAACCAGTCTGTGTTTCAGTGGAGGCAGCAGGAGTTCCAGCGGAGTGTAAGATCTTGACCGGTAAGGTAATAGGGTTGTGGGGTTATTATAGCACAGAAGCCATTCACTGTCAGGTAAGGGTGCTGAGAAGACTGCCTCCGGGCCTGCAGCTATACCCCTCTCATACTGTAGGTGTAGCAAGGATCTAAGAAATATATGAGTGTATCCATGTTTAAATACACCAGGACACTAAGGTAGTGTCACAGACCACATTTTGGGTCAGGAGTATTGAGCTAATAGGATTCTGTTCCTCTCAAATAACCCATTTAAATCTCTGAACAGCTTATTTCTGTCCGTCAAACCACTGTGGTGTTACCTGAGGTATTTCTGATAAACATCCTTCATCTGTAGTTTCTcttaaagtaaaaatacaaaagGCATAACAGAAGAGGCCTCCCTCAGTGTGAGCAGTAATGCCTGGGTTTGGCTGTTTGTTTGAACTGTGTTTTCCCAGGAAGCTGTACCTCACCAGTGCTTGGATTTGTGCTTCCAAGCGTTGCCCCTTCATGTCTGTAATGAGGATCTGCAGGATAGGATGATGGGAAGGGGGGTGAAAATTAATGTGAGATTGCACACCAATCAGCTGCGATAACAGGTTGCTGTTTTGTCAGGGGACTGTTAGAGCATGAATTTGATTGAATGTATTATATAATCACTTAGTCATCAACAATATAATTCCTGTAGTGCACACACAGTCTGTTGCTTGCctcttaaggaaaaaaaaaaaactatattgtaTTGCTTTCTATTCTTATAATatctatttaattttattttcttaaaaagggATTCTAAAtaagcttcttcttcttcttcttcttcttcttcttcttcttcttcttcttcttcttcttcttctttgtttgAAGCCCATCTGTTGTTATGAGATTCTATATAAAAAATGATACCGGTCCAGATTCAAACTTCAACTCAGACTAGTATAGACAAGCCTGACTGGGTCATTAGGACTTGACCCTGGACACCCAACTATACGGCCTGGAACTGGAATCAGCAGGTTTTGCTCTTGCAGTTGGAGTAAAACAACCATTTACTGTAAAGTATAAAAGTAGCATATTTTAGGTGACTGCAGTTTTGCCAGAGAGTTTCTTTTCCAGCCAATCCCACAGCGCGTGTTGGTGGCTCCTCTGTATGTTATCCACACAGTCGAAAGTTACTAATACTAGTAAAagggcaagaaaaaaaaaacagcttaacaACAACACCTCCAAGCattaaagtgattaaaaaaaagagaatagaGGTGATTGGGTAACCTTACTGTTTGTGTCGCCTCCTctcacaccaacaaacaaacattcacataCAGAGCCagcaccgaaaaaaaaaaaaagaatccgtGGGGTTGAGAGAAGTGATGTGTGTTTACAAAGCTGCTGTCAGAAACATTCCAGCGGTGTGCGTTCAGGGGAAACACAAACCTCATCTACCTTGACTGTCAGCAGCTCTTACAAATAACACGGTCTGCAATGAAGTGCAGGGGAGGCAAAACAACCCAAGAAAAACCCATTACAGAACAGCTGTCTGCGAAGTAACGCAGCACGCGGGCGCGGGATCGATGTGCGCAGGAGGTTAAATCTATTTCCGCACTGTGTTCCTATTTCACACTTTAATGGCGTTTTAATGCAACTGTCACCTGGCCCCCAGTCCATGTCAGACAGGTAGTCTTTTACAGTGCAGGGAGAGGAAGCCTCACTACACCAGAGCCCAACTCACAAGCAACATCTTATTTCTCATTTAAAACATCTGTCACTGCCAGGAGAGTAGATATGTGTGTGCAAGGGCTCAACTAGCCTTTTGTATTTAAGGCAACAGCATAGTACATAGTGTCTTTAAAAGACAGGTAATAGACTGGGTAATTGAGTACCCCACAGTGCAGTCTTGGTCTTTGATGTCAGGTGCTTGGGTTCAGATCAGACCCTGTAAACAAGTTGAAGGAGTGGGTGGTTCTTGCTGGCAGAGATGGGAGGAGATGCCATCCAAGCTGTCTCATtctattgcaaaagaaaaaaaaggttcatTGCTGTGTGGTTTAT
This window harbors:
- the LOC117963070 gene encoding arrestin domain-containing protein 4-like isoform X1 encodes the protein MIPIVDLICKSLTGGDYKGKMVAKVKTLGIVFDDEQRSGYCSGELVSGQVLVELSEDMRVTALRLVARGCARVNWTEGPGTATTLSSAAMATSSPSSSSSSSSRSFREEVEYVHSAQTLIEAPGENSEESFITLHAGKHEFPFSFQLPQGPLVTSFSGKYGCIQYWVNATLERPSAPDQSVRREFPVISHMDVNTPTLLSPVSTNKEKMVGCWFFTSGPIALSARIERRGYCNGEAIPIYAEIENCSSRLIVPKAAIYQTVTCLANGRTKTCKQMVANVRGNHIGSGSMDTWNGKKLKIPPVTASILNCSIITVEYSLAVYAHIPGAKKLKLELPLVIGTIPYNGFGSRTASVSSQFSMDMSWLSLALPEQPEAPPNYADVVSEEEFERHTPSYSQPDDLERELGRPIFAYIQEFRFQPPPLYSEIDPHPTLTEEEQS
- the LOC117963070 gene encoding arrestin domain-containing protein 4-like isoform X2, which gives rise to MVGCWFFTSGPIALSARIERRGYCNGEAIPIYAEIENCSSRLIVPKAAIYQTVTCLANGRTKTCKQMVANVRGNHIGSGSMDTWNGKKLKIPPVTASILNCSIITVEYSLAVYAHIPGAKKLKLELPLVIGTIPYNGFGSRTASVSSQFSMDMSWLSLALPEQPEAPPNYADVVSEEEFERHTPSYSQPDDLERELGRPIFAYIQEFRFQPPPLYSEIDPHPTLTEEEQS